A genomic region of Miscanthus floridulus cultivar M001 chromosome 3, ASM1932011v1, whole genome shotgun sequence contains the following coding sequences:
- the LOC136546616 gene encoding UDP-glucosyltransferase UGT13248-like — protein MADTSERSNIHVLLLPYPSQGHINPILQFGKRLAAHRAVRCTLAATRFVLSNSQQPCPGDAVRIAAISDGCDRGGRAEAGGATAYLSRLESAGSETVDQLLRSEAEQGRPVHAVVYDSFMLWAPRVARRHGASCAAFFTQACAVNVAYSHARAGRVELPVAAGGEGKALPELPGLPAGLEPADFPTFLTEPDGGCRAYLDLMLQQCQGFEVADHILVNSFYELETKEAEYMASRWGAKTVGPSVPSAYLDNRLPDDVSYGFHLLAPMREESKAWLDERPARSVVYVSFGSLAAPSSAQMAEVAEGLCSSGKDFLWVVRASETPKIPGGFADKARGRGLVVTWCPQLEVLAHPAVGCFVTHCGWNSTMEALGIGVPMIAMPQWSDQPTNAKYIEDVWRVGVKLRPDDAGCLVRKDEMERCISLVMEGETSKEYRENAMGWSEKAKKAMSEGGSSDNNIMEFLSKILLK, from the exons ATGGCCGACACATCGGAGCGCAGCAACATCCACGTCCTCCTGCTCCCGTACCCAAGCCAAGGCCACATCAACCCGATCCTCCAGTTCGGTAAGCGCCTCGCGGCGCACCGGGCCGTGCGGTGCACGCTCGCCGCGACGCGGTTCGTGCTCAGCAACAGCCAGCAGCCGTGCCCCGGCGACGCCGTCCGCATCGCCGCCATCTCGGATGGCTGCGACCGCGGCGGCCGCGCCGAGGCCGGCGGGGCCACCGCGTACCTGTCTCGGCTGGAGTCGGCCGGGTCGGAGACCGTGGACCAGCTGCTCCGGTCCGAGGCGGAGCAGGGCCGGCCCGTGCACGCCGTGGTGTACGACTCGTTCATGCTGTGGGCACCGCGCGTGGCGCGGCGGCACGGCGCGTCGTGCGCGGCCTTCTTCACGCAGGCGTGCGCGGTGAACGTGGCCTACTCCCACGCGCGGGCCGGCCGGGTGGAGCTGCCGGTGGCGGCGGGGGGCGAGGGCAAGGCGCTGCCGGAGCTGCCGGGCCTGCCGGCGGGGCTGGAACCGGCCGACTTCCCCACGTTCCTGACCGAGCCCGACGGCGGCTGCCGCGCCTACCTTGACCTGATGCTGCAGCAGTGCCAGGGGTTTGAGGTGGCAGACCACATCCTCGTCAACTCGTTCTACGAGCTGGAGACCAAG GAAGCGGAGTACATGGCGTCGCGGTGGGGTGCCAAGACGGTCGGGCCATCGGTGCCGTCGGCGTACCTCGACAACCGCCTCCCCGACGACGTGTCCTACGGATTCCACCTGCTCGCCCCGATGAGGGAGGAAAGCAAGGCCTGGCTCGACGAGCGGCCGGCACGCTCCGTCGTGTACGTCTCCTTCGGCAGCCTCGCCGCGCCGAGCTCTGCTCAGATGGCCGAGGTGGCCGAGGGCTTGTGCAGCAGCGGCAAGGACTTCCTGTGGGTCGTCAGAGCCTCGGAGACTCCCAAGATCCCCGGCGGTTTCGCTGACAAGGCCAGGGGGAGGGGGCTCGTCGTGACATGGTGCCCGCAGCTGGAGGTCCTGGCGCACCCCGCCGTTGGGTGCTTCGTGACGCACTGCGGCTGGAACTCGACCATGGAGGCACTTGGCATCGGTGTGCCGATGATAGCAATGCCGCAGTGGTCAGACCAGCCGACGAACGCCAAATACATTGAAGATGTTTGGCGAGTCGGAGTGAAGCTACGACCAGACGACGCTGGATGTCTAGTGAGGAAAGATGAGATGGAGAGGTGCATTAGTCTGGTGATGGAAGGAGAGACTAGCAAGGAGTACAGGGAAAATGCTATGGGATGGAGCGAGAAGGCAAAAAAGGCCATGAGTGAAGGTGGTAGCTCGGACAACAACATCATGGAGTTCCTCAGCAAAATTCTATTGAAATGA
- the LOC136542162 gene encoding ankyrin repeat-containing protein At5g02620-like, with product MEKQSSTRHGALEKLKSFRGIEKQRSFKFLSMEKQQSFKRNKDSPGKRGDTELHLAARAGSVAHVQRILAECDPELVVELAARQNQDGETALYVSAEKGHVEVVCEILKVSDVQSAGLKANNSFDAFHIAAKQGHLDVLKELLQAFPSLAMTTNSVNATALDTAATQGHIDIVNLLLETDASLARIARNNGKTVLHSAARMGHVEVVTALLKKDPGIGFRTDKKGQTALHMASKGQNAEILLELLKPDVSVIHVEDGKGNRPLHVATRKGNTIMVQTLISVEGIEINAVNRAGETAFATAEKQGNEELINILREVGGETAKEQVNPPNPAKQLKQTVSDIRHDVQSQIKQTRQTKMQFQKIKKRIQKLHIGGLNNAINSNTVVAVLIATVAFAAIFQLPGNFLEDMTQAPDPDMTLGQALIASDPAFIIFLVFDALALFISLAVVVVQTSLIVVEQKAKKKMVFVINKLMWFACLCISAAFIALTYVVVGRDDEWLAWCTMAIGTVIMVATLGSMCYCIVAHRMEEKSMRKIRRNSTSQSFSISIDSETELMNSEYKKMYAL from the exons ATGGAGAAGCAATCCAGCACCCGGCATGGTGCCTTAGAGAAATTGAAGAGCTTTCGGGGGATAGAGAAGCAGAGAAGCTTCAAGTTCTTGTCCATGGAGAAGCAGCAGAGCTTCAAAAGGAACAAGGACAGCCCTGGGAAGCGGGGTGACACCGAGCTCCACCTTGCGGCGAGGGCTGGCAGTGTTGCACATGTCCAGAGGATCCTTGCGGAGTGTGACCcagagctggtggtggagttAGCTGCCCGCCAGAATCAGGACGGTGAGACTGCGTTGTATGTGTCTGCTGAGAAGGGGCATGTTGAAGTTGTGTGTGAGATTTTGAAGGTTTCTGATGTGCAGTCAGCCGGACTCAAGGCCAATAACAGCTTCGATGCATTCCATATTGCGGCAAAGCAGGGCCATTTGG ATGTCTTGAAGGAGCTGTTACAGGCCTTTCCCTCATTAGCAATGACAACAAATTCTGTAAATGCCACAGCTTTGGACACTGCTGCAACTCAGGGCCACATTGACATTGTTAATCTTCTGCTAGAAACAGATGCAAGCCTTGCTAGGATTGCAAGAAATAATGGCAAGACAGTTTTGCATTCAGCAGCAAGAATGGGCCATGTGGAGGTGGTCACTGCACTGTTAAAGAAGGATCCAGGGATTGGTTTCAGAACAGATAAGAAGGGACAAACTGCTCTACACATGGCTTCAAAAGGCCAAAATGCAGAAATTCTGCTCGAGTTGTTGAAGCCTGATGTCTCAGTTATCCATGTAGAAGACGGCAAGGGGAATAGACCATTGCATGTTGCAACTCGGAAGGGAAACACCATT ATGGTTCAGACCCTAATATCAGTTGAGGGGATTGAAATCAATGCGGTTAATAGAGCTGGAGAGACTGCTTTTGCTACTGCAGAGAAACAAGGTAATGAAGAGCTCATTAACATCCTGAGAGAGGTTGGTGGAGAAACTGCAAAAGAGCAAGTAAATCCTCCTAATCCAGCAAAGCAGCTTAAGCAGACAGTCAGCGATATCAGGCATGATGTCCAATCACAGATCAAGCAAACACGCCAAACCAAGATGCAATTCCAAAAAATCAAGAAGAGAATTCAAAAGCTCCACATTGGTGGGCTAAACAACGCCATTAACTCCAACACTGTTGTTGCGGTGCTTATTGCCACCGTTGCCTTTGCCGCCATATTCCAACTCCCTGGTAATTTTCTGGAGGATATGACTCAAGCACCTGATCCAGACATGACCTTGGGGCAAGCATTGATAGCCAGTGATCCAGCCTTTATAATCTTCTTGGTTTTTGACGCTTTGGCTCTCTTTATCTCGCTTGCTGTCGTAGTAGTCCAGACATCTCTAATTGTTGTTGAGCAGAAGGCCAAGAAGAAGATGGTCTTTGTGATAAACAAGTTGATGTGGTTTGCATGCCTCTGCATCTCGGCAGCCTTCATAGCACTAACCTACGTTGTCGTGGGTCGAGATGATGAGTGGCTGGCTTGGTGTACAATGGCAATCGGCACTGTTATCATGGTGGCCACTCTCGGTTCCATGTGCTATTGCATTGTTGCTCACAGGATGGAAGAGAAGAGCATGAGGAAGATCAGGAGGAACTCCACGAGCCAGTCATTTTCCATATCAATTGACTCGGAAACGGAGCTGATGAACAGTGAGTACAAGAAGATGTATGCCCTTTAG
- the LOC136542163 gene encoding inositol-tetrakisphosphate 1-kinase 6-like → MAMGRSVRLVLDASLLLDPSSTRDAAAVALRPGVEELLLRLRYSNLSVAICYAEGMSTNESGFLEKVASSHLFGSIPLRAKSGNLSPTELMLEWSRTSFCFYVTSRVDKGLISELQNQNWRVLSVANECSIEVPGVLNVQRLQELLLTLATLIKRELCGSSVLVIGYIMKKSREEDFAKRGAFPIYPRKDSLIFVPLSFELPLSLQLQEVDMVLHKITDEIVKIDPNCSIDFSKGISFSAGMSEIIRFVEEHPDFCIMDPFKNICPLLDRLQIQKILVRLQELATEGKPKLRAPYSLKVDNFHDGELDKHLAEANLSFPLIVKPQVACGVADAHNMALVFQIEEVSNLSVPLPAVLQEYVDHGSKIFKFYVIGDKVFYAVRDSMPNARFLKSSSGGEALTFNSLKTLPVATKEQQLQTRVQDSKLLDANLVEEAAKFLKGLLGLAIFGFDVVVQEGTGDHVIVDLNYLPSFKEVPDSEAVPAFWDAVRQVYEARRGNIAWSSRDGFSIAGTVLVPRPLQMDRVKKFTGMAKGTPAVPVRRDEDESLVLFGELYKHEKERDMNLLEPMFSVEFEAIQGVGRMFKLPSGKRDYLLPDSEKHDYDWLKTPPATPLFPSLEMEANSSQMIFQKELPILQPVRTSRFSSKPDSTTVSTTSESPTSSSTTSVTPTERPSSSSSKKKLNRKAPTPSKDQDSAYRIDKKSSYTPLTNRQHNSIPAAPTATTSTATKASKKTSGNKSQPSNAVRNVAGLDKAPKKNVTATTAKPRLNDSSAGAKDQKVDAGTTRRLSCPPAGTTDNTQVTATLKGRSRAATSAVPTARKGAGATATDAVLKGSRRAGEQEQRLKLGSHAKK, encoded by the exons ATGGCCATGGGTCGGTCTGTACGACTCGTGCTGGATGCCTCCCTCCTCCTCGATCCCTCCTCCACCAGggatgcggcggcggtggcgctgcgGCCCGGggtggaggagctgctgctgcggctACGCTACTCCAACCTGAGCGTG GCAATCTGCTATGCAGAGGGCATGTCAACTAATGAG TCAGGCTTTCTTGAAAAGGTTGCAAGCTCACACTTGTTTGGCTCTATACCGCTTCGTGCAAAAAGTGGGAATCTTTCTCCAACTGAATTAATGTTAGAATGGAGCCGAACAAGTTTTTGTTTTTATGTGACTTCAAGAGTTGACAAAGGTTTAATTTCTGAGCTTCAGAATCAGAACTGGAGAGTTCTTTCTGTAG CTAATGAATGTAGCATAGAGGTTCCTGGTGTTTTAAATGTTCAAAGGCTTCAGGAGTTGCTTCTCACCTTGGCTACTCTAATAAAAAGG GAACTATGTGGCTCATCTGTTCTGGTGATTGGATATATAATGAAAAAATCCCGTGAGGAAGACTTTGCAAAG AGAGGAGCATTTCCCATATATCCTAGAAAGGACAGTCTTATCTTCGTTCCCCTCTCTTTCGAACTTCCTTTAAGTTTGCAACTGCAAGAAGTTGATATGGTCCTCCACAAAATAACCGATGAGATTGTCAAGATCGATCCAAACTGCTCCATCGATTTTTCAAAAGGGATTTCATTTTCTGCAGGAATGTCTGAAATTATAAG GTTTGTGGAAGAGCACCCTGATTTTTGCATCATGGATCCATTTAAAAATATTTGCCCATTGCTCGATCGTCTTCAAATCCAAAAAATCCTTGTCCGGTTGCAAGAACTTGCCACTGAAGGAAAGCCAAAACTTCGAGCACCATATTCTTTGAAG GTTGACAATTTTCATGATGGTGAATTAGATAAGCATCTAGCAGAAGCTAATTTATCCTTCCCACTCATTGTAAAGCCACAAGTCGCTTGTGGAGTTGCTGATGCCCACAATATG GCATTAGTTTTTCAAATTGAAGAAGTTAGCAACCTTAGCGTGCCTCTTCCTGCTGTACTACAG GAATATGTGGATCATGGATCCAAGATTTTCAAATTTTATGTGATTGGAGACAAAGTTTTCTATGCTGTTAGAGATTCAATGCCCAATGCACGCTTTTTGAAGTCATCATCAGGAGGTGAAGCTCTTACGTTTAATAG TTTGAAGACTCTTCCGGTGGCTACCAAGGAGCAGCAACTGCAAACCAGGGTGCAAGATAGCAAACTGTTAGATGCCAATCTGGTAGAAGAGGCTGCAAAATTTCTAAAGGGGCTGCTTGGACTTGCAATATTTGGATTTGATGTCGTT GTTCAGGAAGGCACAGGAGACCATGTCATAGTGGACCTAAACTACCTCCCATCTTTCAAAGAAGTTCCCGACTCAGAGGCGGTACCTGCATTCTGGGATGCAGTCAGGCAGGTATACGAGGCAAGGCGAGGGA ACATCGCGTGGAGCTCCAGGGATGGTTTCAGCATTGCCGGCACAGTTTTGGTGCCTAGA CCCCTGCAGATGGATCGCGTGAAGAAATTCACTGGCATGGCGAAGGGCACGCCTGCAGTCCCAGTTCggagagatgaagatgagagcTTAGTTCTGTTTGGGGAGCTGTATAAGcatgagaaagagagagatatGAACCTCCTTGAGCCAATGTTCTCGGTGGAGTTTGAAGCTATTCAAG GTGTCGGTCGCATGTTCAAGCTTCCTTCAGGAAAGAGAGATTACCTCCTTCCAGATAGCGAAAAGCATGATTATGACTG GCTCAAGACTCCTCCAGCGACCCCACTGTTCCCCTCCCTTGAGATGGAAGCCAACTCATCCCAGATGATTTTTCAGAAGGAGCTGCCTATACTTCAGCCAGTCAGAACTTCAAGG TTCTCAAGCAAGCCTGACTCTACAACTGTATCAACAACGTCTGAATCGCCTACCTCCAGCTCCACTACGTCTGTAACTCCGACAGAGAGGCCCAGCTCTTCATCATCAAAGAAAAAACTCAACAGAAAAGCTCCTACTCCATCTAAAGATCAGGACTCAGCTTACAGAATAGATAAGAAGTCCAGCTATACACCTCTGACCAATAGGCAGCACAATTCAATTCCTGCAGCCCCAACAGCTACTACTAGTACAGCCACCAAAGCATCCAAGAAAACTTCGGGCAACAAATCTCAGCCGTCAAATGCAGTCAGGAATGTGGCCGGACTGGACAAGGCACCGAAGAAGAACGTTACAGCAACCACAGCGAAACCTCGGCTGAATGATTCTTCAGCTGGTGCAAAGGATCAGAAGGTGGATGCTGGCACCACCAGGAGACTGTCATGCCCACCTGCTGGAACAACAGACAACACGCAGGTTACAGCAACACTGAAAGGGAGAAGCAGAGCTGCCACTAGTGCTGTGCCTACTGCCCGTAAGGGTGCCGGTGCCACTGCCACCGATGCGGTACTGAAGGGGAGCAGGAGAGCAGGAGAGCAGGAGCAGAGGCTAAAGCTTGGAAGCCATGCAAAGAAGTGA